In the genome of Candidatus Saccharibacteria bacterium, one region contains:
- a CDS encoding carbohydrate binding domain-containing protein, producing the protein MPKTIPSVGRYAFSRFCTIIRHIPLSFISVFIAVFMLLLPLLGTGLLVMPATSTVDAALSDTLNFQARLYNNSGNVVSDGSYSIAFNLYEDATTGTSIWNETQSVTVRNGYFSTNLGSVTSFGSSIDWSEEKWLTMNVESDGEMTPRIKLTAVPYAFDSGRLEGRTADEFAQLAPSLIQAVNSANTALRINQTGAGNLLQLQGDGSNVLTLSKTGNLTVEGSGTFDGGLTVSAGGTFTNASSTLLTAISISDRATGGNIGSAATTVDVATTFNVNQTTASQSLTLPTPTDTTSGRIIYVNNVGSAEFTMYGNPVSVGSSSSFIWNGSSWSQTISFNTAGNVLQGGNTFGTDMVIGSNDTHPLNLITNGITRVEIASNGNVAFDTDTLFVDAVNNRVQVGSTANIDARLSVVGGADQTQLLVRAHSTQSMSNPLVLLQDSSGSELARINATTSSLFFGNGAGGSTASGANNTGIGASALGAVSTGTANTTLGSGALASVSVNSGNTAVGYNAGNLVTGSNNILFGYQAGDNITTGSNNIIIGYDLDASAVGVNNELNIGNVLRGDLSTGSALFQNTTDSTTGFQILDQDGGTPIFNVDTTNERIGIGTDSPGERLDVQGGDINTSGSLMTGGTTRITSTGVLQNVSHADAGNFFTAGTLTVERGGTGIATTTAYGLLTGGTTSTGAFQNAGTGTTGQVLQSNGASALPTWVDATQANSCTDCVALQGATPGTQQTGNINISGTIVAGSFSGDGSLLTDLNATNITTGTLADARLTSNVALLDRNNQTFTGNDQLFQNTTDSTTAFQIQDSAGTSNLFTADTTNSRIGIGTDSPEFSLHVVGEGSNYISNDAYGGIPLIQGRRAGGTIGSPTALQANDTFAQFSGRGYDGTGFSGTRAAMVLQATEAWSDTAQGSRIRFYTTASGTTSLATRMVIEQNGNVSIGGGYVTDAQLYVRSSGNTSATQSLRADNSDGDPLLFVRDDGRLGIGTSSPLQPFGGTGLHIRNDSGNAGLLLDSDATGAALLMLGREGSTNWHIENDSSDRFSLTQSGVAQRFLIDTSGNVAIGYSSPGTYKLAVNGNTYTGGNIVLAEGSGRAISVETRTTNTIGNDLTVSAGAAGSGGSAFGGGDLVLQGGNAAGTGNANGGDILLSGGDGVGTGAKGLVVISTPSFTTSATQNCASNCTITQANVDGTGVVVVDATASGLDVDLPDPTNTTAGRVVYVTAANGSNDFTLIVNGGGVGDEIGMRANTTATMIWNGSDWTAAGASSSTTLQAAYDNTLTSAGGAELVLNGVGGSADGLTIRNNPDNPIEGGVLEVQTSIGTNLFSVNNYGIELAANGGAETAGTFSTNWTAAPAGGTISRTTTTDEYVTGQAGVEVTTGASANHGVRNNLSGNPVVNTTYQVSFTARLDSGTFNTLEVLYSRDGGSNTVACDTYSTQTIVTSDWTKVTCTITTDGTTATNPDLIIRQTDATARTFWIDNLSFQRNDSTTTPSHVQIGGGITGGSVTLFTLDRSSTPPVDDGNDTYLGSMYYDTTTGRIQCYEADGWGACGSPPDNYVNLLPEFPGAVLNGTGVGTMTADFCGNGGGLSVNTTMCDSGEARNFYQWTSPQITEQEYSIYITYQLPTAFKQFASNDTITLTARTDNVSNGKVTYEMFRNEGGTINQCGTETTVTTTANTWQTVGISGNEADGCGFSTSSANNFVIFKINVKAQSNANVFVGELNFTTNGQ; encoded by the coding sequence ATGCCAAAGACAATTCCCAGCGTCGGCAGGTACGCTTTTTCGCGTTTCTGTACAATCATTCGGCATATACCGCTAAGCTTTATTAGCGTATTTATTGCTGTGTTTATGCTCTTGCTTCCACTCCTCGGAACAGGGCTTCTTGTCATGCCCGCCACCAGTACGGTTGATGCGGCGCTTTCTGATACCCTGAATTTTCAAGCTCGTTTATACAATAACTCCGGTAACGTCGTTTCTGATGGTAGCTACTCTATAGCATTTAACTTATACGAAGATGCTACTACTGGCACCTCTATATGGAATGAAACTCAAAGCGTCACAGTCCGTAACGGTTACTTCAGCACCAATCTTGGTTCGGTCACTAGCTTTGGTAGTTCGATTGATTGGAGCGAAGAAAAGTGGCTGACCATGAACGTCGAAAGCGACGGCGAGATGACGCCGCGCATCAAACTAACCGCCGTACCTTATGCATTCGACTCTGGCAGGCTTGAAGGTCGGACAGCTGATGAATTTGCACAACTGGCGCCGAGCTTAATACAGGCAGTTAACTCTGCTAACACCGCACTACGCATAAATCAAACCGGTGCGGGTAATTTATTACAACTTCAGGGCGATGGATCAAATGTACTTACATTGTCTAAGACCGGTAATCTCACCGTTGAGGGTTCGGGGACATTTGACGGAGGATTAACCGTTAGTGCCGGCGGTACCTTTACTAATGCATCGAGTACTTTATTGACCGCTATATCAATTAGCGATCGGGCCACAGGTGGTAATATTGGATCCGCTGCAACAACCGTTGACGTCGCGACTACGTTTAACGTAAATCAGACAACTGCCAGCCAATCGTTAACATTGCCAACACCTACCGACACTACTTCCGGGCGGATTATATATGTTAACAACGTTGGCAGTGCAGAATTTACTATGTATGGCAACCCCGTTTCTGTGGGTAGTAGTAGTTCGTTCATTTGGAACGGTAGCAGCTGGTCGCAGACTATATCGTTTAATACCGCAGGCAATGTACTACAGGGTGGCAACACGTTTGGTACCGATATGGTCATTGGTAGCAATGATACACACCCCTTAAACTTGATAACCAATGGTATTACACGTGTAGAAATTGCCAGTAATGGCAATGTTGCATTTGACACCGATACATTATTTGTTGATGCAGTAAACAATAGAGTGCAGGTTGGATCAACAGCGAATATAGACGCGCGTCTGAGTGTGGTCGGCGGTGCCGATCAGACTCAGCTGCTTGTCCGTGCTCACAGCACGCAGTCGATGAGTAATCCGCTTGTTCTGCTCCAGGATTCTTCTGGGTCAGAACTGGCGCGTATTAACGCGACAACAAGTAGTTTGTTCTTCGGTAATGGAGCTGGTGGGTCGACCGCTTCAGGTGCAAATAACACAGGAATAGGCGCGAGCGCTCTGGGCGCTGTCTCGACGGGGACAGCGAATACGACGCTGGGTTCTGGGGCGCTCGCGTCTGTTTCTGTGAACAGCGGCAACACGGCCGTTGGGTACAATGCCGGCAACTTGGTAACGGGCAGTAACAACATACTGTTTGGTTACCAGGCCGGAGACAACATTACTACCGGAAGCAACAATATAATTATCGGTTACGATCTTGATGCCTCCGCAGTTGGAGTTAATAACGAACTTAACATTGGTAATGTTCTGCGCGGTGATTTGAGCACCGGTTCAGCTCTCTTCCAAAACACCACTGATTCGACCACTGGCTTCCAAATTCTTGACCAGGATGGCGGCACGCCAATCTTCAATGTTGATACTACTAATGAACGGATTGGTATAGGCACGGACAGTCCAGGCGAACGTTTGGACGTCCAAGGCGGCGACATTAATACATCTGGCAGCCTAATGACTGGCGGCACTACCCGCATTACTAGTACCGGTGTCCTCCAAAACGTCTCTCACGCTGATGCCGGTAATTTCTTCACTGCCGGTACACTTACCGTAGAACGTGGTGGCACCGGTATCGCCACCACCACCGCCTACGGCTTACTAACTGGCGGCACAACCAGTACCGGTGCCTTCCAGAACGCCGGTACCGGTACAACCGGTCAAGTCCTCCAGTCTAATGGTGCGAGTGCTCTCCCAACCTGGGTTGATGCTACTCAAGCTAACAGCTGTACGGACTGTGTTGCTCTGCAAGGTGCAACACCAGGCACACAACAAACCGGCAACATTAATATCTCTGGCACCATCGTCGCTGGATCCTTCAGCGGCGACGGCTCACTCCTCACCGACCTCAACGCTACCAATATCACTACCGGCACCCTGGCAGATGCCCGCCTCACTAGCAACGTGGCGCTACTTGACCGCAACAACCAAACCTTCACCGGCAACGATCAACTCTTCCAAAACACCACCGACTCTACCACCGCTTTCCAGATCCAGGATAGCGCCGGCACATCTAATCTATTTACTGCCGACACCACCAACAGCCGCATTGGTATAGGTACGGATAGTCCAGAGTTTAGCCTACATGTTGTAGGCGAAGGGTCTAACTATATATCTAACGATGCGTACGGGGGTATTCCGCTTATACAAGGTCGACGAGCAGGTGGAACGATCGGTAGCCCGACAGCCTTACAAGCAAACGACACGTTTGCTCAGTTTAGCGGACGAGGTTATGACGGTACGGGCTTCTCGGGCACGCGGGCTGCCATGGTGTTGCAGGCAACGGAAGCTTGGTCAGATACTGCACAAGGTTCAAGAATCCGTTTCTATACAACTGCTTCAGGTACGACGTCACTTGCGACACGGATGGTTATTGAGCAAAATGGCAACGTATCAATTGGCGGTGGTTACGTTACGGATGCACAGCTTTATGTTAGAAGCTCGGGTAACACATCAGCAACACAGTCACTTAGAGCTGATAACTCTGACGGTGACCCACTTCTATTTGTACGGGATGATGGCAGGTTAGGTATTGGCACTTCTAGTCCTCTTCAGCCATTTGGCGGTACCGGACTTCACATACGTAATGATTCTGGCAACGCTGGTCTGTTACTTGATTCAGACGCAACTGGAGCGGCGCTTCTCATGCTTGGGCGAGAAGGCTCAACAAACTGGCATATTGAAAATGACTCAAGCGACAGGTTCTCTTTGACACAATCTGGCGTTGCCCAAAGATTCTTGATAGACACAAGCGGCAACGTTGCAATCGGTTATTCGTCACCGGGTACTTACAAACTTGCTGTTAACGGCAATACATATACAGGCGGCAACATTGTATTAGCTGAAGGGTCTGGTCGAGCTATCAGTGTTGAAACTCGTACCACAAATACAATAGGCAATGACCTAACAGTTAGTGCCGGTGCGGCTGGATCGGGTGGTAGTGCGTTCGGTGGCGGCGACCTGGTGTTGCAGGGCGGTAACGCAGCCGGTACAGGTAATGCCAATGGCGGTGATATCTTGCTGAGTGGCGGTGATGGAGTTGGCACGGGAGCCAAAGGTCTAGTCGTGATTAGTACACCGAGCTTCACTACTTCGGCCACACAAAACTGCGCAAGCAACTGTACAATTACCCAAGCCAATGTTGACGGCACCGGAGTAGTGGTTGTAGATGCCACGGCTTCTGGTCTGGATGTTGACTTGCCCGACCCAACTAATACAACCGCCGGACGTGTCGTGTATGTTACTGCAGCTAACGGCTCCAATGACTTTACTTTGATCGTAAATGGCGGTGGTGTGGGCGATGAGATCGGCATGCGTGCTAATACAACCGCCACCATGATTTGGAACGGTTCTGACTGGACGGCGGCCGGAGCATCAAGCTCAACAACCCTACAAGCTGCCTATGATAACACCCTCACCAGCGCAGGTGGCGCAGAGCTTGTGCTTAACGGAGTCGGTGGCAGCGCCGATGGTCTGACAATCAGGAACAACCCAGATAACCCAATTGAGGGCGGCGTTCTCGAGGTCCAGACATCAATCGGCACCAACCTATTTAGTGTAAATAACTACGGTATAGAGCTGGCCGCCAACGGTGGCGCAGAAACCGCCGGTACATTCAGTACAAACTGGACCGCCGCACCAGCTGGAGGCACAATTAGCCGTACAACCACAACAGACGAATACGTCACAGGCCAGGCAGGTGTCGAGGTTACAACCGGGGCTAGTGCCAACCATGGCGTCCGCAACAACCTATCTGGCAACCCAGTGGTCAATACCACATACCAGGTATCGTTCACGGCGCGGCTAGACTCTGGCACATTCAATACACTCGAAGTCTTGTATTCACGAGATGGCGGTAGCAACACAGTTGCTTGTGATACGTACAGCACACAAACTATCGTGACATCTGATTGGACCAAGGTTACCTGCACGATTACTACCGACGGCACTACAGCAACCAACCCAGACCTCATCATCCGCCAGACAGATGCCACAGCGCGTACTTTCTGGATTGATAACCTCAGCTTCCAGCGCAATGATAGCACCACAACCCCATCCCATGTCCAAATTGGTGGCGGTATCACCGGTGGTTCAGTCACCCTGTTTACACTTGACCGATCATCAACCCCACCAGTAGATGACGGTAACGATACGTATCTCGGCTCAATGTACTACGACACGACAACCGGACGCATTCAGTGTTACGAGGCTGATGGTTGGGGTGCTTGTGGATCACCTCCAGACAACTACGTCAACCTATTGCCAGAATTCCCAGGTGCTGTCCTAAACGGCACGGGCGTAGGTACGATGACAGCAGACTTCTGTGGTAACGGCGGCGGCCTCAGCGTAAACACAACAATGTGTGACAGCGGCGAAGCCCGTAACTTCTACCAATGGACATCTCCACAGATAACAGAGCAAGAATACAGTATCTACATTACCTACCAGTTACCAACCGCCTTCAAACAATTTGCGAGTAACGATACGATTACGCTGACGGCTCGTACAGATAACGTTAGTAACGGCAAAGTCACCTACGAAATGTTCCGCAACGAAGGCGGCACGATTAACCAATGTGGTACTGAAACCACCGTTACTACAACCGCAAACACATGGCAGACGGTCGGTATCAGTGGTAACGAGGCCGACGGCTGTGGCTTCTCCACCTCGTCAGCTAACAACTTCGTTATCTTCAAGATAAACGTGAAAGCACAAAGCAACGCTAATGTATTTGTCGGCGAGCTGAACTTCACAACTAATGGTCAGTAA
- a CDS encoding LamG-like jellyroll fold domain-containing protein, whose amino-acid sequence MKMYKFTTLIRKLYLSNLKSSLNNTFARSNLAKGGRGVNLGKTALYGSGYNRVKNVKNTAVVKHTIYSIVSRWKRPEQIKRQQTQTGSLKLWQRVNAVAIAVVLFATLAVPAFYIFDRSSSYNLADDLYALLGSPTKGYGKQMSYDSKDDAYVFNQQALNKMSGDPIEQLISKVGAGNESSLPLYGASIARDSERGMKFYDTQLETGFTMTPLFETNTGKQDDGHVVFPLREYRDAYLAYTLKSNGVKEDIVLSEPVGDELVFNYDLDLGEALEARLLEDGSLGVYSADPALFGDVSFGSDADKEQVLAARTNGEKTHLAFVIPRPVIFETVDGNVREASEGRAHFTYQDGTLTVRSSRLDKLSYPVSIDPSVVVTSSDDFATGNNEGGVSFDQDTISRSSPSGGSTGAWSSTTSLGTARQTHASAVYNGYMYVFGGYDDNGTITRFDSVEYAPINGDGTLGAWATTTSLPNINNGLSAVVYNGYMYILGGWDGSSTFGDVYYVLINGDGTLGSWSATESLTTPRRYHEAVAHNGYIYVLGGQNASNTRLNDVQYAEIQADGTLGAWAGAGAKFTNARHVHTAVAYNDHLYIAGGSTSGGLTNNVQYASINQDGTINAWRDTASLVTARSFHSMAADGGYLYVTGGNSNLDSTEYAQIKSDGSLGEWIDDSSSFTTARGGHTSVVDNGNIYIVGGGSTGGGTVPAFNDVQYTKINPAGVIESYQNVGTFTDARFGHTSVVHDNNLYIMGGANGSNTIRWATIGEDGTFGSWNSASLPVSQNWHAAVAYNGYMYISGGLVGGYTNNVYYSSINNDGTIGSWSLTTGLNGARAFHNMHAYQGFMYVTGGMTSSNNYFNVEYASINNDGTIGSWSTVSSGFATDRRQHASLIYNGTMYIIGGYDGATNLDDVQYASIDSNGDITNNWTSGTNLSSARFDPGVVAYKGFLYTAGGNDGTQLDTTELVAINPDGSIESWEETSSFSNPREGHTMELYGERLYIAGGWNGSTSYNDVQAAKINNGGSGAINAWQNNADAENLEQSIEGHWEMNGNANDSTANNNHGTVVNGASLTADRYGNSNSAYYFDGTDQYIYTNDLNNTELDFTTDYTISVWANLESFENLASNCGDDRVSIVSKTAGYPYTNGNWEFIGTTPGSTNYLQYRHSSPDGIRAVGATLDTNQWYHLAASYNKSEETITLFVNGEIAGTVTTDGYTLRTVEDGVVRFGGNGPNCSNDFMTGSVDDVRIYNRALAEDEIQQMHAVGSSMDERWLHTTTVHDGYIYVAGGARGGAGGFDTLLNDVKFAPIDENGNIGKWETTTSFSNTRHSHASTVYNGYLYVTGGWSGSTFLDDVQYAPISPDGSLGSWSTTTSLPSARERMPVAAHNGYMYVFGGYNSTYLDTVYRAPINGDGSLGSWTATGDTFAAPQRNHQAVIYNDHVYITGGWDGSDSTNEVIYAPINQAGSLGSWETTTSFPIARNAHASVAVNGNLYVIGGQEGNGSSLIDDVHRAPIHADGSVGAWSKSTDLPSVRAYLTPASDQGKIYVLGGRDGGDNELDDVYLAGTESVPREASYSKLIDLGSARNLTGISIDSSGLADYRLDYKVACSAEFGTSTSIANIQSGVEHEVNAGARYAWAHVSVNDSYNATFPDNGGSVLNSINLTYSSGHPSPDIRMRLGNHFQNNVKQPLDTTPEGGGSGGGSCSPVSTENYRYVRWEITERKGPDIAIQASEFELLLNGSPVIWPGGTIATNPGGSNPASEGPEYAIDGNTGTKWLDFNFSNDDTSTEGNSILDIDAGAGSTLTFDGYRWATANDVPDRDPITWNIYGSDNGTDWSLLDTRTQESITDDRNTYTGNYAL is encoded by the coding sequence ATGAAGATGTATAAATTTACAACACTTATCCGAAAACTCTACCTGTCTAACCTTAAAAGCAGTCTTAACAACACCTTTGCAAGGTCTAACCTTGCAAAGGGTGGGCGAGGTGTAAATCTTGGCAAAACTGCTTTGTATGGATCTGGATATAACAGGGTTAAAAATGTAAAAAATACTGCTGTTGTAAAACATACAATTTATAGTATTGTTAGCCGATGGAAACGCCCAGAACAGATTAAGCGTCAGCAAACACAGACCGGAAGCCTGAAGCTCTGGCAACGCGTGAATGCGGTAGCGATTGCTGTTGTGTTGTTCGCGACATTAGCTGTGCCGGCGTTTTATATATTTGATAGATCGAGTAGCTACAATCTTGCCGATGACCTTTACGCTCTATTGGGAAGCCCAACAAAGGGCTATGGTAAACAAATGTCTTATGACTCCAAGGACGATGCCTATGTATTTAACCAGCAAGCCTTAAATAAAATGAGTGGTGACCCGATCGAACAACTAATTAGCAAGGTTGGTGCTGGGAATGAAAGTTCGTTGCCACTTTATGGGGCAAGTATTGCCCGAGACAGCGAGCGCGGTATGAAGTTTTATGACACACAGTTAGAAACTGGCTTTACTATGACGCCTTTGTTTGAAACCAATACTGGTAAGCAAGATGATGGGCACGTAGTGTTTCCATTACGGGAGTACAGGGACGCATATCTTGCGTATACACTCAAAAGTAACGGTGTTAAGGAAGACATAGTGTTGTCCGAACCAGTTGGTGATGAGCTGGTGTTTAATTATGATTTAGATCTTGGTGAAGCCCTAGAGGCACGTTTGTTAGAGGATGGTTCTCTTGGAGTATATTCTGCAGACCCAGCACTGTTTGGTGATGTTAGCTTTGGATCGGATGCTGATAAGGAGCAGGTATTGGCAGCGCGCACTAACGGTGAAAAAACTCATCTGGCGTTCGTAATACCTCGTCCAGTCATATTTGAGACCGTTGATGGTAATGTTCGTGAAGCAAGTGAAGGGCGCGCCCACTTTACGTATCAGGACGGCACTTTAACAGTTCGCTCCAGCCGCCTAGATAAGCTAAGTTACCCTGTAAGTATTGACCCAAGTGTAGTGGTTACCAGCAGTGACGACTTTGCTACTGGTAATAACGAGGGTGGCGTTAGTTTTGACCAGGATACTATAAGTCGTAGTAGTCCTAGCGGAGGCTCAACTGGAGCCTGGAGCTCTACAACGAGTTTGGGTACCGCTCGTCAGACACATGCCTCAGCTGTGTACAACGGTTACATGTATGTATTTGGTGGATATGATGACAACGGTACAATTACGAGATTTGACAGCGTTGAATACGCGCCAATTAATGGTGACGGAACGCTTGGTGCTTGGGCTACAACCACAAGTTTACCTAATATAAATAACGGTCTCAGTGCCGTGGTATATAACGGCTATATGTATATATTAGGTGGTTGGGATGGCAGTAGCACGTTTGGCGATGTGTATTACGTTTTAATAAACGGTGATGGTACGCTTGGCAGCTGGTCCGCAACGGAATCACTTACGACCCCTCGTCGTTATCACGAAGCGGTTGCTCACAATGGGTACATATATGTTTTAGGAGGTCAGAACGCAAGCAATACGCGCCTAAATGACGTGCAATATGCTGAGATTCAGGCTGATGGAACACTTGGGGCTTGGGCAGGAGCGGGCGCGAAGTTTACTAATGCGCGCCATGTACATACCGCTGTCGCTTATAATGATCATTTATATATAGCCGGTGGTAGTACGAGTGGTGGGTTAACGAACAATGTTCAGTACGCCTCTATTAATCAAGACGGAACCATTAATGCTTGGAGAGATACAGCTAGTTTAGTAACTGCTAGAAGTTTCCATAGTATGGCTGCCGATGGCGGATATCTATACGTTACGGGAGGAAACTCAAACCTTGATAGCACGGAGTACGCGCAGATTAAAAGCGACGGATCACTTGGAGAGTGGATAGATGATAGTTCTTCCTTTACGACTGCTCGTGGTGGGCATACGAGTGTTGTAGATAACGGGAATATATACATAGTTGGCGGCGGTTCTACAGGTGGCGGAACCGTACCGGCATTTAATGATGTACAATACACCAAAATAAACCCCGCTGGGGTTATAGAGAGCTATCAAAATGTAGGTACATTCACAGACGCACGCTTTGGGCATACTAGTGTGGTGCACGACAACAATCTTTATATAATGGGCGGCGCAAACGGCTCCAATACAATACGGTGGGCTACGATTGGAGAAGACGGAACTTTCGGTAGTTGGAATAGCGCATCTTTACCGGTCTCACAAAATTGGCACGCAGCCGTTGCATACAACGGGTACATGTACATATCAGGGGGACTTGTTGGGGGATATACTAATAACGTTTATTACTCGTCAATAAACAATGATGGCACTATAGGCTCGTGGTCGCTGACTACAGGTCTTAATGGGGCAAGAGCTTTCCATAATATGCACGCTTACCAAGGTTTTATGTATGTCACTGGGGGTATGACTTCATCAAATAACTATTTCAACGTCGAATATGCATCAATAAACAATGATGGCACTATCGGCTCGTGGTCGACAGTCTCCAGTGGCTTTGCTACAGATCGTCGTCAGCACGCATCACTTATTTATAATGGAACTATGTACATCATCGGTGGCTATGATGGAGCAACCAACCTAGATGATGTTCAATACGCATCTATAGATAGCAACGGTGATATTACTAACAACTGGACATCAGGTACGAATTTAAGTTCTGCGCGTTTTGACCCAGGTGTTGTAGCGTATAAAGGATTTTTGTACACAGCCGGAGGAAACGACGGAACTCAATTAGACACCACAGAGCTCGTTGCTATAAATCCAGACGGCTCAATCGAGTCATGGGAAGAAACAAGTAGTTTCAGTAACCCTAGAGAAGGTCACACTATGGAGCTGTACGGAGAGCGTTTGTATATAGCGGGTGGATGGAATGGCTCAACAAGTTATAACGATGTGCAGGCTGCAAAGATAAACAATGGTGGCTCGGGTGCGATTAATGCGTGGCAAAATAATGCTGACGCAGAAAATCTTGAGCAGTCAATTGAGGGGCATTGGGAGATGAACGGCAACGCCAACGACAGTACCGCTAATAACAATCACGGTACCGTCGTGAACGGTGCGTCATTGACGGCCGATCGTTACGGAAACTCGAATAGCGCGTACTACTTTGATGGTACGGATCAGTACATTTATACAAACGACTTAAATAACACAGAATTAGATTTTACAACTGATTATACGATTTCAGTATGGGCGAATCTTGAAAGTTTTGAGAATTTGGCTAGTAATTGTGGAGATGACCGGGTTTCTATTGTAAGTAAAACCGCTGGTTACCCATACACTAACGGGAATTGGGAGTTTATAGGAACAACTCCCGGAAGTACTAATTATCTTCAGTACCGTCATTCTTCCCCGGATGGCATAAGAGCAGTTGGTGCAACTTTAGATACGAACCAGTGGTATCATTTGGCAGCAAGTTACAATAAGTCAGAAGAAACGATAACCTTGTTTGTAAATGGAGAGATTGCAGGAACCGTAACGACTGATGGATACACCCTGCGTACTGTTGAAGACGGAGTGGTCAGATTCGGGGGTAATGGCCCTAATTGCTCAAACGATTTTATGACCGGCTCTGTTGACGATGTCCGTATATATAACAGGGCATTAGCTGAGGATGAGATACAACAGATGCATGCCGTTGGCAGCTCCATGGATGAGAGGTGGTTGCATACGACCACCGTTCATGATGGTTATATATATGTTGCGGGTGGAGCCAGGGGCGGTGCCGGAGGTTTTGATACTTTATTGAATGACGTTAAGTTTGCTCCAATTGATGAAAACGGCAACATTGGTAAATGGGAAACAACAACTAGTTTTAGCAACACACGTCACTCACATGCTTCTACGGTTTATAATGGGTACCTATATGTAACGGGGGGCTGGTCGGGTAGTACCTTTCTAGACGACGTACAGTACGCGCCGATTAGTCCAGATGGGTCACTCGGTAGTTGGAGTACTACTACAAGTTTACCTTCTGCAAGAGAAAGGATGCCCGTGGCTGCTCACAATGGGTATATGTATGTGTTTGGCGGGTATAATTCAACTTATCTTGATACCGTTTATCGTGCGCCGATCAACGGCGACGGATCACTCGGTAGCTGGACGGCTACAGGTGATACTTTTGCTGCTCCGCAACGGAATCACCAAGCAGTCATATACAACGATCATGTTTATATAACTGGTGGCTGGGACGGTAGTGATAGCACTAACGAGGTTATATATGCACCAATAAACCAAGCTGGCAGTCTAGGGAGTTGGGAGACCACCACAAGCTTTCCAATTGCTCGGAATGCGCATGCGTCTGTGGCTGTGAACGGCAATCTGTATGTTATTGGTGGTCAAGAGGGGAATGGCTCTAGCTTGATTGATGATGTTCATAGAGCGCCTATACATGCGGATGGCAGTGTTGGGGCATGGAGTAAATCTACTGATTTGCCATCAGTCAGGGCATATCTCACGCCAGCGTCTGATCAAGGGAAGATATATGTACTAGGGGGGCGTGATGGTGGTGATAATGAACTAGATGATGTCTATCTTGCTGGAACTGAATCGGTTCCGCGAGAGGCCAGCTACTCTAAGTTAATTGACCTTGGTTCGGCGCGCAATCTAACGGGGATAAGTATCGACAGCAGTGGCTTAGCTGACTACAGACTGGATTATAAAGTGGCTTGTTCCGCTGAGTTTGGCACGAGTACGAGCATTGCCAACATCCAGTCCGGCGTTGAACACGAGGTAAACGCGGGTGCTCGATACGCCTGGGCGCATGTTTCTGTTAATGATTCTTATAACGCTACTTTTCCAGATAATGGCGGAAGTGTTTTAAATAGTATTAACCTGACATATTCGTCGGGTCACCCCAGTCCAGACATCCGTATGCGTCTAGGTAATCACTTTCAAAACAATGTAAAACAACCGCTTGATACAACCCCCGAGGGAGGCGGCTCAGGTGGCGGTAGCTGTAGTCCGGTTTCGACCGAGAACTACCGTTATGTTCGTTGGGAAATTACAGAACGCAAGGGGCCAGATATCGCAATTCAAGCATCGGAATTTGAGTTGTTATTAAATGGTAGTCCGGTTATATGGCCAGGCGGAACCATTGCTACAAACCCGGGGGGCAGCAATCCAGCTAGCGAGGGTCCCGAATATGCGATTGACGGCAACACAGGCACCAAATGGCTCGACTTTAACTTCAGTAATGACGACACTTCAACTGAAGGCAACTCAATTCTTGATATCGATGCTGGAGCCGGTAGTACGTTAACCTTTGATGGGTATAGATGGGCAACCGCAAATGATGTACCAGACAGAGATCCGATAACGTGGAACATCTACGGCAGCGATAATGGAACAGATTGGAGTTTGCTAGATACAAGAACGCAAGAAAGCATTACAGATGATCGCAACACATACACAGGAAACTATGCACTTTAA